TTTGCAGGTGCATTGCTGCCATCTCTGCTGCTGCCACCATcacctacccccccccacacacacagctgccAACCCCTGGaatgtcacctttttttttttgtgccagaTCTCAGTATCTGTTGTCCTTTTCTACTATCCTTGAGGAAGAACTAGCCTTTTCAAACTCAAGTGggtaaataacttttatttttgtgaacaccttattattttcaaaacacaGAAGTACATAAAGAAAAACCTTTTATTCACACTTGGCTGTATTCTATTCTGTACCTCCATACCACACTGCCTTCTGTTCCCTGCCAGTTTGCTAAGTGTCTTTTCCATATCTTTTCAATGCTTACCGAAATACagattttatagaaataaatttgTAACATATTTACATAgagcatacatatgcatacctaAGAACTTTAAGTGTTTTTATCTTACACAAAACAATGGTCCCTTTCATAGTGTTGTTTTCCTTCTGATACTACTGGCTATTCCTCCCATCCATTACGTAAgaccatcttttctctttttctttcatttaaagcATTCTCTGTATATCTCCTTTAACGGCTCAAGTTTCTACTACTGAGTCTTCAGGAGCTTTCCTGCAAGTTGCAATGTTTTATCTTTGAGGAAATTGCTCCAAAAGTACCTAACCTTTACTCTTACTGCTGTTATCAGAGTTTAAAAGCGTGTTAGAAATTTTATCCAATATATTTTGCCAAGCATGTTGGCTAGCTGACAAACTAACCCTGTCGCATCCATGGCTCTCATTTTACTCCCCCCCTTTGCAGCCTAGAGTCCCTGTAAAGCTgcggttctcagcctgtgggctgTGACCCCTATATggaggtcaaacaaccctttcacaggggtcacctaagaccttTGGGAGACATCATTCATCATAGTATGATATGAAGTaccaatgaagataattttatggttgggggtcaccaccacatgaggtgAAACATTAAAGGTTGAAATCACTGTTGTAGAGGTTCCCCTCACTCCTCTGTCCTGGCCATTTGGTTTCTACTCTGCCACCACCCTAACTTTTCTTGAAGATCCAAAGTAAATACCAGCCCTAATGaaccgttttgttttgtttttttcttttcttttttttagccAGCTTCAGCCTCTGTGACCTTGCCTGTTGAGTTTTTGTCGGCACTGCTAAGGCCTTCAATTTCCAATTCAGTTGTTCTCAACTCTAGTGGGTTTTGCCCTCTAGTGGACATGTGGCACTATGCAGCCACAGTTCTGATTGTCAGAATGGATGGGATAgggtcacacacagacatactgtGGAATCTGCCGAAATCCCTACAGTACACAGGACTTCCTACCCTACAGCAAAGAACTATCCAAATCCAGATGTCAAGTGCAATGAGGTTAGGAAACCCTGCAGTAGAGGGAGATAAGCAAGCCCAAAGAGTGTTCAAAAACTGAAGGACGAAGATCTGGCCTGCAATCCTTGAGGTAACTGTATCCTCACCAGTAACAGACAACCCAAAGTCACATTTCTGATGCTACAGAAATGTGCCACAACAGCTCCATATTCTCCAGGTTCATAGTCTCTGGGAGATAGTCAGGCCTCTTCCAGTTGTGTCTCAGTCCAGTTCAGATATagtctttccccttccttctacCTGAGGACTAAAACACATAGTTCCTCTCAAAACACTTTATAGCCataaagggagagaaacagacTGATCCCCCTCCTACATTTTACCCccaccactcccaccttcccccaCCACTGCCCTCCCACTGAGATAGAGTTCTGTTCCACTTTACTTTCTGAATACACTTGAGAGCCTTTGAAATCCATGTTCTCCTCCATTTAGCATGATGCCAAGTTGGAAGAGAAAAGGCCACTAGCTAGCACTGTGCTTTGGCCCATGTGGACTGGCAAACCCTCTGTGCACTCTCAGTAGCTGACTCACCTTGGAGCAGTTGGCAGAAGATTCCTGTTCAGATCTGTCTCTGGTTCTGCCCACTGGGGACTAGAGAAGATTTCTGTTAAGAGGCTGTATAATCGTAAACATCTTTGCTTGTACCTGGTGCTGGCATCCTCTGTAGTCTCGCAGAACTCTCATACGGGTGGCAAATCTCTGCCATGTTCATTTGAGTCAAGCATAAACCTGAGGTTAATTTATCCCAGGTCTCATTTGATGGCTTACTTTCTTGTGATATTATTCTCTCAGAATTCAAGTCTCCTATCCAGTTCACTCCTGGGAACAATCACCCCAGGTTTGAGCTATTACTGGCAATAGAATTCCTGCAGATCCTGAGCATCCTATCCAGTTTATTCCTTCAGCCTTGGTAGAAAGGAGTCACCACTGTTTGCTATCCACTTGTTCAACTCCCCTGTCAATTCCAACACttaggaagtaaaggcaggaggatctggagtcagtcagctacatagtgagtttgaggccaatctggccCATATGAgcccttgtttaaaaaaataaagaaaaatcaagatagaaaagaaaagttacCTGATAAGACAATGATCTAGTTGCTCAGATCACTACTTGGTAACTTACGGAGAAGTGACCTAGGTAACAACGGAACTTTATGTAACACAActgcaaagaaattaaaaagtaaatcccagcactcgggacgcagaggcaggtgaatttcagagttcgaggccagcctggtctacaaagtgagttccaggacagccaggactgcacagagaaaccctgtctcgaaaaaaaccaaaaaaaaaaaaaaaaaaaaaagtagctgagTTCTCTGAAGCCAGATGATCAACTCCTTTGTGTCTCTTTATATTTGTCAGCTCCCTGGAGTCTCCTCATAGTATCAGTCAAATCTGGAAAGCAGCTGACTCTGTTCCCTACCTtagccaggaccaggaatggggtGGACCGCCCTTATCACTGGCTATGACCCTGGACCCAACTTCCAGTGAGCCACTGACTCTACCCACTACTCTATCAGACAGCTGTTTAGATCCTCCAGCCTGAAAAATCTGGGCTCAGAATGGGTTGAATGACCACTATAGCTCTATCTTTCACAGCTTAGGTATGTGTACTGTATATTTAGCTGTACCAGGAGGtgatatacatatgcacacccaaatatacacacacactccctgaaGCAGTTCAAATGCAAACAAtctgaaatacaaaagaaatcatCAAAACTTGCCCCTCCCGCACCGTCTGtacccatcccatccctccccttCCATTCCCACAaagccccctcccctttccctttcccacttCTGAAAACTGACTTCCCCTTTGAGCGATTTCTGCTCTgtatcacttttttttaaaactcactgaGGGTTTGGCAGCCAGCCTTGCCTCCCACAGTGGAAGCAAGAATCCTTCCTTGAAAACCTCCTAGATTTACACCAAGGGCAATCCCAATTCCCTGGGGTGCAAAATGGTGCTTTTCTCTGCTGCTGGGGTCCTCTATCATACCCGTCTTTAGGGGGATCTTGGAGGAACACTGTTGGGCCCTCAGTTTCGGACATATTCATATCAGTGGCCATGAAGTAGGGAGGCATCTGAGGTTCTGTGACTGTTCTTAGTGGTGGGGATGGAGTGGATATGACAGGGAAGGGGCTTTCATATGAGTATGTAAATGAGACAGGGAGTTGGATTGTAACAGGTTGTGGGGAGCCTTCCGACCCAGACCCCAATGGCTTGGAGTCAGGACATGTGGGTGTTCCCATAGATttgccttccccctcctcctgcccctctaAGCTCTGGGGATAAGTTTTCCACTGCATAGCTCCAAGATGCTCCGAGGTGCTTCCTTCCATCGCCCATGTGGATGCCCTAGCAGCAGCCATGTATCGAGCCCCTTCCATCTCCTCTGGTTTACACTCTGCTCTTTGACTAGCTGtcacctcttctttctctcctgcatTTTGTATCTCTGGCCCTGTCTGTGCCCCTCCAGTGGCGGCAGCAGCTGTAGccgcggcggcagcggcggcggcggcagcagcagcagctacagcAGGAGGAACAACAGCAGCAGGGACACTAGTCATGATTGGCATCTGTGCAACTGGAACAGCCCTCAGCTCCTAGAGAGAAGTGAGCAGAGTTGAAACACATTCCTGGAGTGGGTGTAGGGGTGGAAAGGGGGAAGAGTGGGTTAGGAGGTAATCTTACTGCGTGTAGTAG
This window of the Mus pahari chromosome X, PAHARI_EIJ_v1.1, whole genome shotgun sequence genome carries:
- the LOC110314501 gene encoding testis-expressed protein 13A-like; protein product: MNPEDVTTGFQHPKVLMFINEQISKHSRGPEFYLENLTLSWEEVEAKLNVLLDGCEVPRDVQEACAWSTLALGVRFAFRQGQLQGRRLQWLHEFASLHRSAAHALATDLKRLMDQHEMERKEAAYQLHLAHTKLAEVQRERDLMRLKLLHAELRAVPVAQMPIMTSVPAAVVPPAVAAAAAAAAAAAAATAAAATGGAQTGPEIQNAGEKEEVTASQRAECKPEEMEGARYMAAARASTWAMEGSTSEHLGAMQWKTYPQSLEGQEEGEGKSMGTPTCPDSKPLGSGSEGSPQPVTIQLPVSFTYSYESPFPVISTPSPPLRTVTEPQMPPYFMATDMNMSETEGPTVFLQDPPKDGYDRGPQQQRKAPFCTPGNWDCPWCKSRRFSRKDSCFHCGRQGWLPNPQ